A section of the Telopea speciosissima isolate NSW1024214 ecotype Mountain lineage chromosome 3, Tspe_v1, whole genome shotgun sequence genome encodes:
- the LOC122655125 gene encoding serine/threonine-protein kinase PCRK1-like yields the protein MKCFTFSNGEKKDELKTTKSTSVRSWASSSSGLELRRSGSEFNSQNVSEMSTESIGRSPFPSFSQKPNNLRVFVYSELKTATRNFNRSLMIGEGGFGCVYRGVIKSSEDPQNRIDVAVKQLSRRGLQGHKEWVTEVNVLGVVEHPNLVKLVGYCAEDDERGIQRLLVYEYMPNRSVEDHLSPRSPAALPWAMRLKIAQDAARGLAYLHEKMEFQIIFRDFKASNILLDDQWNAKLSDFGLARQGPSEGLSHVSTAVVGTIGYAAPEYVRTGRLTVKSDVWSYGVFLYELITGRRPLDRNRPKSEQNLLEWVKPYLSDVKKFQLILDPRLEGKYSLKSVQKLAAVANRCLVRYPKARPKMSEVLVMVDQIVAATDVGSPLASIRSLSPTDAGSPQSSIRSLS from the exons ATGAAGTGCTTCACTTTCTCCAATGGGGAGAAGAAGGATGAACTGAAGACCACAAAGTCCACCTCAGTTCGGTCCTGGGCATCCTCATCCAGTGGTCTTGAGCTGAGGAGATCAGGGTCTGAGTTCAATTCACAAAATGTCTCGGAGATGAGCACAGAATCTATTGGTCGCTCTCCATTTCCAAGTTTTTCTCAGAAACCCAACAATCTTAGAGTGTTCGTTTACTCAGAGTTGAAGACAGCCACCAGAAACTTCAACAGGTCACTTATGATCGGGGAGGGAGGGTTTGGGTGTGTTTACAGGGGTGTGATCAAAAGTTCAGAAGACCCACAGAACAGGATAGACGTCGCTGTTAAACAGCTAAGCAGGAGAGGATTGCAG GGGCACAAGGAATGGGTGACGGAAGTAAATGTCCTTGGTGTGGTTGAACATCCAAACCTTGTCAAACTAGTCGGATATTGTGCTGAAGATGATGAAAGGGGAATCCAGCGTCTTCTGGTTTACGAATATATGCCCAACAGGAGTGTTGAGGACCATCTATCACCTCGGTCACCGGCTGCACTTCCTTGGGCCATGAGACTGAAAATTGCTCAAGATGCAGCTCGTGGCTTGGCATACCTCCATGAGAAAATGGAATTTCAG ATAATATTCAGGGATTTTAAAGCTTCTAACATTCTGTTAGATGACCAATGGAATGCAAAGCTGTCAGACTTTGGATTGGCAAGGCAAGGCCCTTCAGAAGGCTTAAGTCACGTCTCAACAGCG GTTGTAGGAACCATTGGTTATGCGGCTCCAGAATACGTTCGAACTGGACGCCTCACAGTCAAGAGTGATGTTTGGAGCTATGGAGTCTTCCTCTATGAATTAATCACAGGTAGGCGTCCGTTGGACCGAAACCGCCCCAAGAGTGAACAGAATCTCTTGGAATGGGTGAAGCCATACCTGTCAGACGTTAAGAAATTCCAGCTTATATTGGATCCAAGGCTTGAAGGGAAGTACTCCCTTAAGTCTGTACAGAAGCTTGCAGCTGTTGCAAACCGATGCTTGGTGCGGTATCCAAAAGCCCGCCCCAAGATGAGCGAGGTGTTGGTGATGGTGGACCAGATTGTGGCAGCAACAGATGTTGGAAGCCCTCTAGCATCAATTAGGAGTTTGTCACCAACAGATGCTGGAAGCCCTCAATCATCAATTAGGAGTTTATCA